A genomic stretch from Bacterioplanes sanyensis includes:
- the rlmF gene encoding 23S rRNA (adenine(1618)-N(6))-methyltransferase RlmF gives MHPNNPHQGEYPMAELLQALPELQQFTRLGKRGQTTIDFTHADAVLCLNRALLKHYYQIDHWQIPAGYLCPPIPGRADYIHCLADIVTELDWPKPVTVLDIGTGANLIYPILAARSFRWRAIGADIDPVAVASAKAIVDANPILRGKIDIRQQPGKGILRGIIQNGEKIHATMCNPPFYRDVAEAERHNQRKWKNLGQKTGQRNFGGQHNELWCDGGEAQFLRQMIDESVEFAGQVGWFTSLVASHKNIPALQGRLKGVNAAEVRVVEMAQGQKRSRLIAWRF, from the coding sequence ATGCACCCAAATAACCCCCACCAGGGCGAATACCCCATGGCTGAGCTGCTGCAGGCGCTGCCTGAGTTGCAGCAATTTACTCGCCTGGGTAAGCGCGGCCAGACCACCATTGATTTCACCCATGCCGATGCGGTTCTGTGTTTGAATCGTGCCTTATTAAAGCACTATTACCAGATAGATCATTGGCAGATTCCAGCCGGTTATTTATGCCCGCCGATTCCTGGGCGGGCAGACTATATTCATTGCCTGGCGGATATTGTTACTGAACTGGACTGGCCCAAACCGGTGACTGTGTTAGACATCGGCACTGGTGCTAATCTGATCTACCCGATACTCGCCGCTCGCAGCTTTCGCTGGCGGGCAATAGGCGCAGATATCGACCCGGTGGCTGTGGCGAGTGCTAAAGCCATTGTTGATGCCAATCCGATATTGCGCGGCAAAATCGACATTCGCCAGCAGCCAGGCAAGGGCATTTTGCGCGGCATTATTCAAAACGGTGAAAAAATACACGCCACCATGTGTAATCCCCCGTTTTATCGCGATGTGGCCGAAGCCGAGCGTCATAATCAGCGCAAATGGAAAAATCTGGGGCAAAAAACCGGTCAGCGCAATTTTGGTGGTCAGCACAATGAGCTGTGGTGCGACGGCGGTGAAGCACAGTTTTTGCGCCAAATGATCGATGAAAGCGTCGAGTTTGCCGGGCAGGTTGGCTGGTTTACCAGCTTGGTGGCGAGCCACAAAAACATTCCAGCACTGCAAGGGCGACTTAAGGGTGTTAACGCTGCTGAAGTGCGGGTGGTTGAAATGGCGCAAGGGCAAAAGCGCAGTCGCTTAATTGCTTGGCGGTTTTAG
- the guaA gene encoding glutamine-hydrolyzing GMP synthase — translation MSQDIHAQRILILDFGSQYTQLIARRVREIGVFSEIRAFDMSEEEIREYNPSGIILAGGPESVTEAGSPRAPQAVFEMGLPVLGICYGMQTMAEQLGGKVEGSSIREFGYAQVQVDGDSRLLHDIKDHVDTDSGKSLLDVWMSHGDKVVAMPEGFELMASTPSCAIAGMYHAEKNFFGVQFHPEVTHTLQGKRLLEHFVLEICGCDALWTPAKIIEDQIERVRAQVGSNKVLLGLSGGVDSSVVAALLHKAIGDQLTCVFVDNGLLRKNEGDMVMDMFAKNMGVKVIRADAEELFLGKLAGVSDPEAKRKVIGNTFIEVFDEEASKLKDVPFLAQGTIYPDVIESAAAKTGKAHVIKSHHNVGGLPEDMKMDLVEPLRELFKDEVRKIGLELGLPYDMVYRHPFPGPGLGVRILGEVHKEYADILREADAIFIEELHNADWYHKTSQAFAVFIPQKSVGVVGDQRRYEWVIALRAVETIDFMTARWAHLPYELLEKVSNRIINEIEHVSRVTYDVSSKPPATIEWE, via the coding sequence ATGTCCCAAGACATCCACGCTCAGCGCATTCTGATTCTTGATTTCGGTTCTCAATACACTCAGCTGATCGCCCGTCGCGTGCGTGAAATTGGCGTGTTCTCAGAAATTCGCGCTTTTGATATGAGCGAAGAAGAAATTCGCGAGTATAACCCTAGCGGTATTATTCTGGCCGGTGGCCCAGAGTCGGTGACCGAAGCAGGCTCTCCTCGCGCGCCGCAAGCGGTGTTTGAAATGGGCTTGCCGGTATTGGGTATTTGCTACGGCATGCAAACCATGGCCGAGCAGCTGGGCGGTAAAGTAGAAGGCTCCAGCATTCGTGAATTTGGCTATGCCCAGGTGCAGGTCGATGGCGACAGCCGTTTATTGCACGACATTAAAGATCACGTCGATACCGACTCTGGCAAATCTTTGCTCGACGTATGGATGAGCCATGGCGATAAAGTAGTGGCCATGCCAGAAGGTTTTGAACTGATGGCCTCCACCCCGAGCTGTGCTATTGCTGGTATGTACCACGCCGAGAAAAACTTCTTTGGTGTGCAGTTCCATCCGGAAGTGACTCATACACTGCAAGGCAAGCGCCTGTTAGAGCACTTTGTGCTGGAAATTTGTGGCTGTGACGCGCTGTGGACGCCCGCCAAAATCATCGAAGATCAAATCGAGCGCGTACGCGCTCAGGTCGGCAGCAATAAAGTCTTGCTCGGTCTGTCTGGCGGCGTAGATTCATCCGTGGTGGCAGCGCTGTTGCACAAAGCCATTGGCGATCAGCTGACCTGTGTGTTTGTTGATAACGGCCTGTTGCGCAAAAACGAAGGCGATATGGTGATGGACATGTTCGCTAAGAACATGGGCGTTAAAGTCATTCGTGCCGATGCCGAAGAGCTGTTTTTAGGCAAGCTGGCCGGCGTTAGTGATCCAGAAGCCAAGCGCAAAGTTATCGGCAATACCTTTATAGAGGTATTCGATGAAGAAGCCAGCAAGTTAAAAGACGTTCCTTTCTTGGCTCAGGGCACCATTTACCCTGACGTGATTGAATCGGCAGCGGCCAAAACTGGTAAGGCCCACGTGATTAAATCACACCATAATGTCGGCGGTTTACCTGAAGACATGAAGATGGACCTGGTGGAGCCATTGCGCGAACTGTTTAAAGACGAAGTGCGCAAAATTGGTTTGGAGCTGGGTCTGCCATACGACATGGTGTACCGTCATCCATTCCCGGGGCCAGGTTTAGGTGTGCGTATCTTGGGTGAAGTACACAAGGAATACGCCGATATTCTGCGTGAAGCCGATGCCATCTTTATTGAAGAGCTGCACAATGCCGATTGGTACCACAAAACGTCCCAGGCGTTTGCGGTATTTATTCCACAAAAATCCGTCGGTGTGGTGGGCGATCAGCGTCGCTATGAATGGGTCATTGCCCTGCGTGCGGTGGAAACCATTGATTTTATGACGGCACGTTGGGCGCACTTGCCATACGAGCTGTTAGAAAAAGTCTCTAACCGTATTATTAACGAGATCGAGCATGTCTCCCGTGTGACCTACGACGTATCGTCTAAGCCACCGGCCACCATTGAGTGGGAATAA
- the guaB gene encoding IMP dehydrogenase, translating to MLRIAQEALTFDDVLLVPGYSEVLPNQVSLTTRLTKNISLNVPLISAAMDTVTEARLAIAMAQEGGLGVIHKNLTAEQQAAEVRKVKKYESGVVVDPITVSSSTSIRELLALTEQHNISGMPVVDNGELVGIVTSRDVRFETNLDASVSSVMTQRDRLVTVKEGTSPSEVQKLLHVNRIEKVLVLNDAGKLTGLMTVQDIEKSRAYPNAAKDDKGRLLVAAAVGTGAGTEERCELLVNAGVDVIIVDTAHGHTSNASGTGVIDRVRWLKETYPQVQVIGGNIATAAAAIDLAKAGADAVKVGIGPGSICTTRIVAGVGVPQISAIANVATAMEEYGVPVIADGGIRFSGDIAKALVAGASVIMVGSMLAGTDEAPGEVELYQGRAYKSYRGMGSLGAMGQSQGSSDRYFQDKKAGVDKLVPEGIEGRIAVKGPASAVVHQLMGGVRAAMGYTGCATVDEMRTKPEFVKITAAGMRESHVHDVQITKEAPNYRLG from the coding sequence ATGTTGCGAATCGCTCAGGAAGCACTCACCTTTGATGATGTGCTATTAGTTCCCGGCTACTCTGAAGTCCTGCCCAACCAGGTTTCCCTGACCACCCGTCTGACCAAAAACATCAGTTTGAATGTGCCTTTGATTTCGGCGGCAATGGATACCGTTACTGAAGCCCGTCTGGCGATTGCTATGGCCCAAGAAGGCGGTCTGGGTGTCATCCATAAAAACCTCACCGCTGAGCAGCAAGCGGCTGAAGTACGCAAAGTTAAAAAGTACGAAAGCGGTGTGGTGGTTGACCCGATTACTGTCAGCAGCAGCACCAGTATTCGTGAACTGTTGGCCTTGACCGAACAGCACAATATTTCTGGCATGCCGGTGGTCGATAACGGCGAGCTGGTCGGTATTGTCACCAGTCGTGACGTACGCTTTGAAACGAACCTGGATGCCAGCGTGTCCAGCGTCATGACTCAGCGCGATCGTCTGGTGACGGTCAAAGAGGGCACCAGCCCCAGCGAAGTGCAAAAACTGCTGCACGTAAATCGCATTGAAAAAGTTTTGGTATTGAACGATGCCGGCAAGCTGACCGGTCTGATGACGGTGCAAGACATCGAAAAATCTCGTGCTTACCCTAATGCCGCTAAAGACGACAAAGGCCGTTTGTTGGTCGCTGCTGCGGTGGGCACAGGTGCTGGCACCGAAGAGCGCTGTGAGCTGTTGGTGAATGCCGGTGTTGACGTGATTATTGTTGATACTGCCCATGGTCATACCAGCAATGCCTCTGGCACCGGTGTGATTGATCGCGTGCGTTGGTTGAAAGAAACCTACCCACAAGTCCAAGTGATTGGCGGCAATATCGCCACTGCTGCTGCGGCCATTGATCTGGCCAAAGCTGGCGCCGATGCTGTGAAAGTGGGCATTGGCCCAGGCTCTATTTGTACCACTCGTATTGTTGCCGGTGTCGGTGTGCCGCAGATTTCTGCCATTGCTAATGTGGCAACAGCGATGGAAGAGTACGGTGTGCCTGTGATTGCCGACGGTGGTATTCGCTTCTCGGGCGATATTGCCAAGGCCTTAGTCGCAGGTGCTAGCGTTATTATGGTCGGCTCTATGCTGGCGGGTACCGACGAAGCACCGGGCGAAGTAGAGCTCTACCAAGGCCGTGCTTATAAGTCGTATCGTGGCATGGGCTCTTTGGGTGCCATGGGGCAAAGCCAGGGCTCATCGGATCGTTATTTCCAAGATAAAAAAGCCGGTGTTGATAAGTTGGTGCCAGAAGGCATTGAAGGTCGTATCGCGGTTAAAGGCCCGGCCTCTGCGGTGGTGCACCAATTAATGGGAGGTGTGCGCGCTGCCATGGGTTACACAGGTTGTGCCACGGTCGATGAAATGCGTACCAAGCCTGAGTTTGTCAAAATTACCGCAGCGGGCATGCGTGAGTCTCACGTGCACGATGTACAGATTACTAAAGAAGCCCCTAATTACCGTCTAGGCTAA
- a CDS encoding alpha/beta hydrolase, whose product MLAVLCCLSGCSSLTSVFFYPQQVWIQTPADVGLVYEDVALQAQDGTRLHAWWLPAQQDGDWVVLYLHGNAENISSHFRSIDWLPAEGVSVLALDYRGFGASEGRPMLPAVFMDIEAAAMWLRQRHPDKKLAVLGQSIGAALAVPFVSKAQQRYQIDALFLEAPLASYSQVARHALSQSWIGYLIWPATWLLPSDWDPIDHANGIRVPTMIMHSTDDDIIPYQHGRRVYDALENVKACWHDSQGGHIASYVVPNLRRKTLWFLREGRCLNN is encoded by the coding sequence TTGCTGGCGGTATTATGTTGTTTGTCCGGCTGCAGCTCGTTAACCAGTGTGTTTTTCTATCCGCAACAGGTGTGGATACAAACGCCGGCGGATGTTGGTTTGGTCTACGAGGATGTTGCACTGCAAGCACAGGATGGCACTCGTTTGCATGCTTGGTGGCTGCCCGCTCAGCAAGACGGTGACTGGGTAGTGCTCTACTTGCACGGCAATGCAGAGAACATTTCCAGTCATTTTCGCAGCATTGATTGGCTGCCTGCTGAAGGGGTGTCAGTGCTGGCGTTGGACTATCGCGGCTTTGGTGCGTCAGAGGGGCGTCCGATGTTGCCTGCGGTGTTTATGGACATAGAGGCTGCGGCGATGTGGTTGCGCCAGCGCCATCCGGACAAAAAACTGGCAGTTCTCGGGCAGAGCATTGGTGCGGCGTTGGCGGTGCCGTTTGTGTCCAAGGCGCAGCAACGTTATCAAATCGACGCATTATTTCTGGAAGCACCATTGGCGAGCTATTCTCAGGTGGCACGCCACGCGCTGTCGCAGAGCTGGATTGGTTATTTGATTTGGCCTGCCACATGGCTGTTGCCGAGCGACTGGGATCCGATCGATCATGCCAATGGGATTCGGGTGCCCACTATGATCATGCACAGTACCGACGACGATATCATTCCCTATCAGCATGGGCGGCGAGTGTACGATGCGTTGGAGAATGTCAAAGCGTGTTGGCACGACAGTCAAGGCGGGCACATTGCCAGTTACGTCGTACCCAACTTGCGCCGCAAAACCCTGTGGTTCTTACGTGAGGGGCGCTGCCTCAATAACTGA
- a CDS encoding DUF4105 domain-containing protein, translated as MKWSVSIRQAMVLLLLYSGVCVASNDASTFEALAQHKQWQHLLHYRLHWNGEVYSQNDSDEFFLHPTGKYDALAELNAAVRAFSITDMADDESAQCRFPARYEWLKQQLNDHAFIDQPCPDFDRWAKEIAAHSLTLIFPASHINSPSSMYGHTLVRMDREDPASSKLLAYSVNFAANADPTDNELVFSYKGLTGGYPGVVSVLPYYVKTNEYQHMEYRDVWEYPLNLSPAEVDQFVRHIWETQDTEFDYFFFDENCSYRLLALIDAATERADLTDDFFLTAVPVDTIRALDDQGFVAGAVYRASAASQLNAASDQVSKQVREVSRVLVESDDDIDTLLQSLSAKQQVQALELSHAYARYLAVKKKKASPELRRRTLALLSARAKRPIESGFQPAAQPGLRDDQGHQTRRFALAAGQTEHGFVDLHWRPAYHDVMDLLDGFVPGSQIQMGATELRAWDTDDIRLQRLTVIDVLSLSQRDFYQRPTAWGVSGGAKRFVGRESPLHGYLHVAFGQAVGLAGGRLYGLAETQLLVDNQIEEGYQLTLGPRAGWLYQSHLLNANIEGNWQPSVAGDNRERHEVLARLGLRLTSQSQLRAEWIRQWQQETTNNEWRVSWQQYF; from the coding sequence ATGAAATGGAGCGTCAGTATTCGCCAGGCTATGGTGTTGCTCTTGCTTTACAGTGGTGTTTGTGTTGCCAGTAACGATGCTTCAACGTTTGAAGCGCTAGCACAACATAAACAATGGCAGCACTTGTTACATTACCGACTGCATTGGAATGGAGAAGTGTACAGCCAAAATGACAGCGATGAATTTTTTCTGCATCCAACCGGCAAATACGATGCTTTGGCTGAGTTAAATGCCGCAGTCAGGGCTTTCTCTATTACAGATATGGCCGACGATGAATCGGCGCAGTGTCGTTTTCCTGCACGCTATGAGTGGCTGAAACAACAACTCAATGATCATGCGTTTATTGATCAGCCTTGCCCGGATTTTGACCGCTGGGCAAAAGAAATCGCCGCTCATTCTCTGACGCTAATTTTTCCCGCCTCCCATATTAATTCTCCTTCGTCAATGTATGGCCACACACTGGTGCGCATGGATCGAGAGGATCCTGCTAGTAGTAAGCTGTTGGCTTACAGTGTTAACTTTGCCGCCAATGCTGATCCTACGGATAACGAGCTGGTGTTCAGCTATAAAGGTCTGACTGGCGGATACCCTGGTGTGGTGTCAGTGCTGCCGTACTATGTGAAGACTAACGAATACCAGCACATGGAGTACCGTGACGTTTGGGAGTACCCCTTAAATTTATCGCCTGCTGAAGTGGATCAGTTTGTACGTCATATTTGGGAAACTCAGGATACCGAATTTGACTATTTCTTCTTTGACGAGAACTGCTCGTATCGGCTGTTAGCTTTAATTGACGCAGCGACTGAACGCGCCGATTTAACCGATGATTTTTTTCTCACAGCGGTTCCGGTAGACACCATCCGTGCGCTGGATGACCAAGGATTTGTAGCCGGTGCCGTTTACCGAGCATCGGCAGCGTCACAGCTGAACGCAGCCAGTGATCAGGTGAGTAAACAGGTGAGAGAGGTATCGCGTGTATTGGTGGAGAGCGACGATGATATCGACACTCTGTTGCAGTCACTCAGTGCCAAGCAACAAGTGCAGGCATTGGAGTTGTCCCACGCTTACGCTCGATATTTGGCGGTGAAAAAGAAAAAAGCCAGTCCTGAGTTGCGCCGCAGAACACTGGCATTGTTGTCCGCCAGAGCCAAACGCCCGATTGAGAGCGGCTTTCAGCCTGCAGCTCAGCCTGGATTGCGCGATGATCAGGGGCACCAAACGCGACGCTTTGCTTTGGCAGCGGGTCAAACCGAGCACGGCTTTGTGGATTTGCACTGGCGGCCCGCTTACCACGATGTGATGGATTTACTGGACGGCTTTGTACCTGGTTCGCAAATCCAAATGGGCGCCACCGAGTTGCGGGCCTGGGACACTGACGACATTCGACTGCAGCGTTTAACGGTGATTGATGTGTTGTCACTCAGCCAGCGCGATTTCTATCAGCGCCCAACGGCGTGGGGGGTTAGTGGAGGTGCAAAGCGCTTTGTTGGTAGAGAATCGCCATTGCATGGGTATTTACACGTTGCCTTTGGCCAAGCGGTGGGTTTGGCCGGTGGGCGTTTGTATGGTTTGGCGGAGACTCAGCTGCTGGTCGATAACCAAATTGAAGAGGGTTATCAGTTAACGCTGGGTCCGAGAGCCGGGTGGCTTTATCAAAGCCATTTACTCAATGCCAATATCGAGGGCAACTGGCAGCCGTCAGTGGCTGGGGATAATCGTGAGCGCCATGAGGTGTTGGCGCGACTGGGGCTCCGGCTGACGTCACAGTCACAGTTGCGTGCAGAATGGATACGCCAGTGGCAGCAAGAGACAACAAACAATGAGTGGCGAGTGAGTTGGCAGCAGTATTTTTAA
- a CDS encoding DUF3015 family protein has translation MKKLIAGAALVAASSMAMADHGPAGCGLGTAVVFPDANEWHEHVLAATTNGTSGNQTFGMTSGTLNCQDANGPMAQTQAFMEDNMDQLALDAAKGQGETLAALAEVMGVEAADSAAFNRTVQSNFDNLFHADATSGTAYEALTAALADSEQLKKYVG, from the coding sequence ATGAAAAAACTGATTGCAGGTGCTGCATTAGTAGCCGCTTCTTCTATGGCAATGGCTGATCATGGCCCAGCAGGTTGTGGCCTGGGTACTGCAGTAGTCTTCCCAGATGCAAACGAATGGCACGAGCATGTGCTGGCAGCGACCACCAATGGTACGTCTGGCAACCAAACGTTTGGTATGACTTCAGGTACCCTGAACTGCCAAGATGCAAATGGCCCAATGGCACAAACTCAGGCGTTCATGGAAGACAACATGGACCAGCTGGCGTTGGATGCTGCAAAAGGTCAAGGTGAAACTCTGGCTGCACTGGCTGAAGTAATGGGCGTTGAAGCAGCAGACTCTGCTGCGTTCAATCGCACAGTTCAATCGAACTTTGATAACCTGTTCCACGCCGATGCAACGTCAGGTACAGCTTATGAAGCACTGACTGCTGCGTTGGCTGACAGTGAGCAGCTGAAAAAGTACGTTGGTTAA
- the xseA gene encoding exodeoxyribonuclease VII large subunit, producing the protein MSQRPHEQPVFSVSQLNDRARQLLEISFAQVRVKGEISNLSRPSSGHWYFTLKDEQSQVRCAMFRSRTAQLAFDPKAGDRVELRAKVSLYAARGDYQLIVDSMKPAGEGALLLAFEQLKRKLLAEGLLDASLKRPIPAPRRVAIITSPSGAAIHDMLTVFQRRDPSIEIDVYPSMVQGKAATANLVAALQRANRDQRADVIIIGRGGGSLEDLWCFNDESLARAIAASQLPVVSAVGHEVDTSIADLVADLRAPTPSAAAELLSSDRSQQRQRLVELAKRLWHSQQRQLKMAANTVQQLRGRLRSPQQLLQDSSQRLDQLELRLGRAWQQQQQHRHERLASRLAALQHCHPERAIEQQQQNINSLQQRLQRAMHLHLQHHQDALAHQVQMLNNLSPLQVLTRGYAIAQSADGSVIRNASEVALGERITTRVQQGTLHCQVIGTDTESAS; encoded by the coding sequence ATGAGCCAACGCCCACACGAACAGCCTGTTTTCAGCGTTAGCCAACTCAATGACCGCGCTCGCCAACTGCTGGAAATATCATTTGCGCAGGTACGCGTCAAAGGTGAGATTTCCAATTTATCGCGCCCAAGCTCTGGGCATTGGTATTTCACCTTAAAAGACGAGCAGTCGCAGGTTCGCTGCGCTATGTTCCGCTCGCGTACCGCCCAGCTCGCTTTCGACCCCAAAGCCGGCGATCGTGTCGAGCTGCGCGCCAAGGTCAGCCTGTACGCCGCGCGCGGTGACTATCAGCTGATTGTCGACAGCATGAAGCCCGCCGGTGAAGGGGCACTGCTACTGGCGTTTGAGCAATTAAAACGCAAATTACTGGCCGAGGGTTTGCTTGATGCCAGCCTGAAACGCCCGATTCCAGCACCAAGGCGTGTGGCCATTATTACCTCTCCCAGCGGCGCAGCGATCCACGACATGCTGACGGTGTTTCAGCGCCGCGACCCCAGCATTGAGATCGATGTTTATCCTTCTATGGTGCAAGGCAAAGCCGCCACGGCCAACTTGGTGGCAGCTTTGCAACGCGCCAACCGCGATCAACGCGCCGATGTCATTATTATTGGCCGCGGCGGCGGCTCGTTAGAGGATTTGTGGTGCTTTAACGACGAATCCCTAGCCCGCGCCATCGCTGCATCACAGTTGCCCGTAGTCAGCGCCGTTGGCCATGAGGTCGACACCAGCATTGCCGATCTGGTAGCGGACCTGCGCGCCCCCACCCCATCGGCCGCCGCTGAACTGCTCTCCAGTGACCGCTCGCAGCAGCGCCAACGCTTGGTCGAGCTGGCAAAGCGCTTGTGGCACAGCCAGCAGCGACAGCTGAAAATGGCGGCTAACACTGTGCAGCAGTTGCGCGGGCGCTTGCGTTCACCGCAGCAACTGCTGCAAGACAGTAGCCAACGACTGGATCAACTCGAGCTACGTCTCGGTCGCGCTTGGCAGCAGCAACAACAGCACCGTCATGAACGCTTGGCATCACGTTTGGCGGCTTTGCAGCATTGCCACCCGGAGCGCGCCATTGAGCAGCAGCAACAGAACATCAACTCGCTGCAGCAACGTTTGCAGCGTGCGATGCATCTGCACCTTCAGCATCATCAGGATGCCCTGGCACACCAGGTACAGATGCTGAACAACCTTAGCCCGCTGCAAGTCCTGACTCGCGGCTATGCCATCGCACAATCCGCGGATGGTAGCGTGATACGCAATGCCAGCGAGGTAGCCCTAGGCGAGCGGATTACAACTCGCGTGCAACAAGGCACACTGCATTGCCAAGTGATTGGTACCGATACGGAGAGCGCGTCATGA
- a CDS encoding peptidoglycan DD-metalloendopeptidase family protein — MKPWPFLLAALVMANQLFALPDTHAIAGGIWRIDLPASATKPAVRFNDKAVKTVRSNNGWHAVIGIPLDASGDIQASVDGKALTLALTEHAYAEQRLTVQRKHSNPNNTAMERIRSEFARMSPVYTSFNNNTTEHWPEFRWPLHGRVSSPFGLRRFFNDQPRRPHSGIDIAAPTGTAVKAPATGTVVLTGDFYFNGNSVFIDHGQGLISMMCHLSRIDVKEGDVVEIGTTIGAVGATGRATGPHLHWTVSLNNARIDPRLVVPEPLKSESK; from the coding sequence ATGAAGCCATGGCCATTCCTGCTGGCCGCGTTAGTGATGGCCAATCAGCTGTTCGCCTTGCCCGACACCCATGCCATTGCTGGCGGCATTTGGCGCATCGACCTGCCGGCCAGCGCCACCAAGCCGGCAGTGCGGTTTAATGACAAAGCGGTGAAAACCGTGCGCAGCAACAACGGCTGGCATGCCGTGATCGGCATTCCACTCGATGCCAGCGGCGACATCCAAGCCTCAGTCGATGGCAAAGCGCTGACACTGGCGTTAACTGAGCACGCCTACGCCGAACAACGCCTGACCGTGCAACGCAAGCACTCCAACCCTAACAATACTGCGATGGAGCGCATTCGCAGCGAGTTTGCGCGCATGAGCCCGGTGTATACCAGCTTCAACAACAACACCACAGAGCACTGGCCCGAGTTTCGCTGGCCGCTGCATGGCCGCGTTAGCTCACCATTTGGCTTGCGACGTTTTTTTAACGACCAACCACGCCGCCCGCACAGCGGCATTGATATTGCTGCGCCCACCGGCACCGCCGTCAAGGCACCAGCGACCGGTACAGTCGTACTTACCGGCGACTTTTATTTTAACGGCAACAGCGTTTTTATCGATCATGGCCAAGGCTTGATCAGCATGATGTGCCACCTCAGCCGCATTGATGTGAAAGAAGGAGACGTGGTCGAGATTGGCACCACCATCGGCGCCGTAGGCGCCACCGGCAGAGCCACCGGCCCACACCTGCACTGGACGGTCAGCTTGAACAATGCCCGCATTGACCCAAGATTGGTGGTACCAGAGCCACTCAAGAGCGAGTCAAAATGA
- a CDS encoding HD-GYP domain-containing protein: MKKKVSVDQLRPGMYVSDLNCDWIPHHNYQKEGRIPDEATIAGIRKRGITEVYIDPERGLDVDGVPENEVDRHNQAALEKAGELKPDQAARISSQQELHKASKLHDEAKGLISNVLHDVKMGRPIEVDAFEELSGGMVDSVLRNHNALACLGRIRQKDNYLLEHSVNLAVLMGIFARAMELDRDTMQQAVLGAMLHDIGKVMIPDEILHKPGKLTDDEFAVMRQHVVHSRELLQHTPGISELTVKVAAQHHERIDGSGYPEGLHGCDICREGKMVAIADVYDAITADRVYHKGLPPTAAMKKLLEWSGTHLEETLVHRFIRSMGIYPVGSLVKLRSGKLGVVVEAGEKDQRLPIVKIIYHASKRQYIPIELLDLARPSNQDEIVQAVDPERYQIRLNDFMV; the protein is encoded by the coding sequence ATGAAGAAAAAAGTATCCGTCGATCAATTGCGGCCTGGCATGTACGTGTCCGACCTGAACTGCGACTGGATCCCCCACCACAACTATCAAAAAGAAGGCCGCATCCCAGATGAGGCCACCATCGCTGGCATTCGCAAACGTGGCATCACCGAGGTCTACATCGACCCAGAGCGCGGCCTGGATGTCGACGGTGTGCCAGAAAACGAGGTCGACCGTCATAACCAAGCGGCGCTGGAAAAAGCCGGCGAACTGAAGCCAGATCAGGCAGCACGCATCAGCAGTCAGCAAGAGTTACACAAGGCCAGCAAACTGCACGACGAGGCCAAAGGGCTGATCAGCAATGTGCTGCACGATGTCAAAATGGGACGCCCGATCGAAGTCGACGCCTTTGAAGAGCTGTCCGGCGGCATGGTGGATTCGGTGCTGCGCAATCACAACGCCCTGGCTTGCTTGGGGCGCATTCGCCAAAAAGACAACTATTTGCTCGAGCATTCCGTCAACCTGGCGGTACTGATGGGCATTTTTGCCCGCGCTATGGAGTTGGATCGCGACACCATGCAGCAGGCGGTACTCGGCGCCATGCTGCACGACATTGGCAAAGTGATGATCCCGGACGAGATTCTGCACAAACCCGGCAAGCTGACCGACGATGAATTTGCCGTCATGCGCCAGCACGTGGTGCACAGCCGGGAATTGCTGCAACACACTCCAGGCATCTCTGAGCTGACGGTAAAAGTGGCTGCACAGCATCATGAGCGCATCGACGGCAGCGGCTACCCAGAAGGCTTGCACGGCTGCGACATTTGCCGCGAAGGAAAAATGGTCGCCATTGCCGACGTATACGACGCCATCACCGCCGATCGCGTTTATCACAAGGGGCTCCCTCCCACAGCGGCGATGAAAAAACTCCTAGAGTGGAGCGGAACGCACCTTGAGGAAACCCTGGTGCATCGCTTTATTCGCTCGATGGGCATTTACCCGGTGGGGTCGTTGGTCAAACTGCGCAGTGGCAAACTGGGCGTTGTGGTCGAAGCCGGAGAAAAAGATCAGCGTTTGCCCATCGTGAAAATTATTTATCACGCCAGCAAACGCCAATACATTCCTATCGAATTACTGGACCTGGCCAGGCCCAGCAATCAAGACGAGATTGTTCAAGCGGTTGATCCAGAACGCTATCAAATCCGCCTAAACGACTTTATGGTCTGA